tttgtctgggGCTCTTGGGAGAGGAATTGGGTGACAAGGTGGTCGATCGCGGTGGTTCGGACGTAAGTACCTGCAGGCGGTTAAATGGGATGAATACCGACAGGCATTAAACAGTATACTGAGGATCGATTACCTCTGTTGATAATTGGCAACCTCCTCGTCTCGAAACCCGAACCAAGTACGGTCTTTGCGAAAGGATCGTGCAGATAACCCAATGCCACCGCACTCAGCCGGGAGACACTGGCGTCATTGTCAGTACCTTGAACCACACGGTCTTTGCTCGTTGTCCCGCGCGGTCCATGCCCTCCACCAGAAAGGCTGCCATCGGCACCTCCGCGCCCTCTAAAACGGCCCCTACCGCCACCTCGACGAAGAGTATTGAGGTTGGGGATCTGGGAAGCTGACATGTCGGGGAAACAAGTTCTTTTGTGAGGGGAGTGCGGCGGGCGGTGGGGTTGGGGCATTTATCCTCTTCATTAATTACGATTTATGCCCGTTTATGAACCCCTTCATGTCAGCAATACATAAAGTCAACTATGACGTTATGCTGAGAATCTATAGGGCCAAATCAACTATATCCTCATGGCTATTGATCTTATCCCTCACTGTTGGCTTCCTTCCTACAAATAGTATCCAAACCGAATCTGCCAAGATCGAACACCACTAGGAGAAGCATATTGATGTTGGTAGTTGAAGAGCATAGAAATGGAATTCAGAAGAGTACTTCTTGGGAATTATGAACTTTTGACTTTTCTATAAGCTGATAGGGATGTATCATACATGCCGATGAAGCAATACGTAACATGGAAAGTGACCCCCTCTTTTTATACcaaagagcaagaagatcTTGCTTAGACATCAATGCCCAAAGAGACCAGCTACTATACATCGATATCTCATCATACATAAACGAAATTGTTCCGGCACAACGGACAAGTGCTCTGGTTACTGCTCTTGAACCACCGGAACAGACACACCGAGTGGAATGTGTTCTTGCAGGTGGCGCATCGCTTGTTCGGAGTCTGCATGTCCGTCGAGATGACGGAGTAGCAGATCGCGCACTCACTCTGTCCCTTCAAAGCACCTTGGACGTTCTTCCGGAAGGCCAGCAGTCCGTCCACAATATTGCCGTTCGCAAACATGATCACTCCTTGGATGGTAAGAAGCCAGCtcttccattttctctcATCGACCAACACTCGACTCCGACCAACCACCAAAGCGGGTTGTAGTGGATAGGCCGGCGGAAGGGATATGGACAAGGCAACCGGGGGTGACTCCTCATCTACTGGGATGCTAGCAATGATCTCAGAAGTCTTGGGCGAGATTTTCACGGTCAACGCCCGATCTTCATTCGGGTCTTGCGTTGAAATCCATTCGGTAATCCCTTGCAGGGCGTCCGCAATGATCAGTGGTGAAATCTATACTCAGTTAGATGCATTCGCCTCAACACATAGTATTCTGTGCACTTACGTATTTTTCAGTCCAGGCTTCCACCGGTCCTTTAGTGCGCTTCTTGGCGTCAATCCACCAGCTCTTAGTCATGTTTGCCAAGTACTTCAAGCACAAGAAGTACAGATGCACGAGAAGCCATtggatttccttctcctgagAATCCGACTGGTCTAACTCGAAAGAGCGAATATCGAACTTAGACGCGTCCACCATTTTTTGGTGAGACTGCTGGAGGAAGTCGAATGTGAATTCCAACAGTGGAATCAAAACATCATTCTCCTTGATGCTTGATACGTAGTTCTCTTGCACAGCAAAAGACTGTTTTTGTCGTTAGCCAGGTTATGATTACGATAAGCACCGGCGGATATACATACTGCGTTGACGAAATGATCGAAAATTATCTTCCAGCTTAAAAGATATGATCGTATATCTGCCCAGACCTTGTCATCACCATATGATAAGGATATCGAATCCATGGTGGGCGCTTCGAGCAACAGAGACAGGAGCTCATCGGGTAATTTGACGGCTGTCTTGGACAATGCCACATCAAAAGAAACCTGTTCTTGAACACTTGGAATATACCGGTGTAGAACAGTATAGGCGGCGCGTTGCACAGCACGGCTCTGCGCAGTCAGGAGTGGGAAGATCCTGCTCACGTCTTCTAGGGTCTCAATTGATATACTGTTGATCAGTCGGCACAGAAGATCTACTGTGACATCACGAGGCTGGTAGAAGGTAATGGAAGAGTCTGTTTCGTTAGCACAATATGTCCATTCATCAACAAGCATATACTGACCAAATTCCTTGATCGTTGCTGTCAAGTCATTGAACAACCCGGCCTTTCGATCTGACCAAGTGTCTTTCACATCGTCGTTACTATCTTCATTGCCTACAATGGATCTCAGGCAAGCAAAAAGTCTGAAGGATCCTAGTAGAACTGGCAGAGCTTCATCGCTGCCACTGGCTTCCCTCCAAGTTGTGCTGAGAGCGTCCATACAATCCTCCCAGTGCGAGCCATACATCTCATGAATGCAAGGCAGGGCAAATGACAAGGTCTGAAATACCTCAGCTTTGACACTAAGGGAGATATTCTCCGACTGTAGACATTGTACGAGGTGCTTGACTAAAAAGACGACGCGCTGGGTCGGGATAGACTCAATCACTTCTTCTAATCCTACCACAAGAAGGTTGAGCAACGATAGCTTTCGGAGGCCTATACGCAACGTTAGAATGCACAAATAACGAAAGTATTTCTCTCACTGACCGTCTTTTCGCTCATCATGGGGTTTCAATCCTGTGGATTCTGCGACAAGTTCATTGCACAGCCGTGTCCCTGCAGGGTTCGAGAGAATGGATTGTCGCAAGATAGCCACCCAAGAAGCCGAGCGGATAGCATTTGCTGTTCGCACATCCTTGCAAAGTTTGGCAACTTCTTCCGATGACTTGGAATTGGCCGAGTCCTGACCCTCCATAATCTTTACGAAAGCCTCGCCAACTCGATAGTCGGCGGGAGAGGTACCAGTTAAGCTTTCGAGTTTGCTTTCCCAAAATGCAGTGATTGAGGGTGCAACGGATTCTTCCAAGTGCGCCCATCTATTGATCAAACTGCGACCATCATTGACGATTTCCATATAGTCTTCTCGTTGTTCGAGAAGCAGTACTCCAGTTATGCCATTGCAATTGTCGATGCTCAAATCATCGTCAATCAGCTGCACAGCCAGAGGCAAGTAAAAGAACAGAGTTTGAAGCTCTTCTACACCAAGCTGACTCGTGATATCTAAGGACGAAAGAGTTCTAATGGTGAAATAGGCGAGTCgaagagcagaagaacaATGGCTGGAGTCGCGTGGGACCGTCTCATAGTGCCTTCTAGACTCGTCCGAGATATGGCGGTCGATGATATGAACTGTCCCTTTAAGCGGACTTGTAATAGCGGTTGATAGCCGGGGAGGGAGCGCAAGGAAGGGCTCGAGCGCATCTTCCCAATTTTGACGAGAAGGCAGGATGTCCTTTACCACTTTTTTGAGGTCCTCGGGCTTGGTATTATGCAGAAATTCTTCCGCAACATTCAATAGAGATCCAATCCTGTTTATATTAGCCAATccattttttccttttgtaGGCAAGGCACTCACGAGAGAGATTCCTCGTTTACGTTGTTGAAATTGTGCTGAAGGATTTCAAAAGTTGACCTAGCACTAGTTTCGCTGACTGCTGATTCCTTCACTTTTCTGGTTAATGACTCCGCGAGACCGGCCACTTCTTCTGATGGAGACTCAGCGAGGAAAAGCAACTTTCCCGTTAATTTCGAGCCATGGGGTCCAGTTTGGAATTCTCTTAATGCAGTTGGAACTGTAGTTGCGATTTGAGAAACGCCATGTAGGGTATCAAACATTTTGCTTTCATCTGATAATGCATCAATGATTGACAAGAATATCGACTCTGTGAGTTCGCCATGAGATGTTTGGTTCTGGAGCACCGCAATAACAATCGACCAGTGTAGAGAGCTACCTCTACAAGCCCTGTCTAAAGCACGCGCGATCAGAGAGCCAAGGCCACTCCTTTCATCTACTTCCTTGAAATCGAGCGTAGAGAGGAGTTTCTGAACAGCATGAGCATTTGACGACTCGGGCTCAGACTGTGCGACTCTTTCAACAACTTTCTCGAAACTTGGGCCAAATCCATCCCATGAACGACAAGACAAGATGATAGAGATTAAACGATCGGCGGATGGCGAAAACAGAAGTTCTGGTGCATCGTCTTGGACAAACCTCAATAACTCCTGGGATTGTTGTGCAATCTGTGCGACTTTCTGAACCATTCCTTCAACAACTGCAGCTGCTCCATATGGCTTGCCGTTTCGGGTTTGCAGGACCTCCAAGCAGTTTCCAAGCAGCCCCAGGTTTGTGTCCTTGAAGGCTTGCAACAGTTTGGATTCGCGATCTGTATCGGCTACACGTGAAAGCACCGAAGCCTCCAAACCAAGAAGTCGTTCGGCCTGAGCACCTACTGCGTCTTGTGACGACCTGAAGTCCTTTGACTGCTCTGGAGATGAAAGCTTTACAGCTTCAAGCAGGTTGTCCGACAGCTCGGTCCACAACTTATGCAACTCTCCGTCGTAGTTATGCGTGGCTAAAATATCAAGATAGTCAGCGCAGAGAGCTTCGGCAGACTGAGCAGGAAGTTCCCATTCAGAACGGTCTTGCTCAGGCTTGACATATTGCATTATAAGTGGAGATAGTCGTTCGTGTAGAAAAGATTCTCGGTCATTTTGAGGAAGCTTATTTGCGAGCCACATTCCAGTGTCAATATAGGCTTTCCAACCAACCGCGCGGTTTTGCCGAGGTTCATCCCTGGAGTTCAGTCCGTTTTGGAAGGATTTAGTCAGTTTTGTAGCGCTTGACAATTCAACACTGTCTTCATTTGTGGATTTCACATCAACCTTCACGAGAGTCTGCGATGGGATGACCTGCAGTAACTCGTATAGGTTTTGCCAGAAGGAGGCTAGTCCACCCTCCGAACCTTTCTCGATATACTGAATGAGTCTTTtagaggaagaagacttGCCCGTGTAGTCGTCCGTCCATAACTGAGGCCTTGCAGCCGTCACTTGCAGCAGTAATTCGGATAGGTCCGAGGAAGATCCTAATTGAGATACGTGCAAGGATTTGCCGATGATAGCGGCACTGATGAGCTTCCAGTCAAGCTGCTCTGGGTCTTTAGAGACAGCGGATCGAAGGAGGACATAGACTGATCTGCGAACAAAAGGATCATCATGATAACATAAGGACCATAGCGATTTACTACCCAGAAGGTTTTCAACCGTGGCTATATCCTTCTCAAGAACTTCGCGTGTCGAACTTCCTGCATTGACGCCCAGTTAGAACACTTACAGGGGACTATAGGGTATGTAGAAGCGCACCTATAATTcgattaaatagtaaaaccGCAGTTCCTACAACGCGAGCATACTTTGCTTCTGCATCATCAGACTTGACAGTCCTCTCATCGCTAAGAGTCTGTGGAGTCTGCTGGAGGATGACATCATCTACAAAATCAAGAATAGAACTCTGATAGATCTTCCACAcgctgtttctcttttcttcagtcGAGAAAACCCGTGTGAAGGACTCAAATGCGGACCGATGGACCATTCGGTCATTGTCATAGAGTCCGGCAAGCCATGCTCCAATTACTTTCGGTAAGAAACGGGCAATCCGCTTCCCCACTAAAGAAGCAATAGATCCTTGTGTGGAATGGGCCGTTTGCCTCACTCTACGAGACAGGTCAATTGATGCTCTGGGGTAAATTTTAACCTGTCAAGGAACAAAATCTAATCAACATATTACCCCAACCCGCATGACGTAGGTGCAGACATACCCAGGCTTCCAGGAAACCATCATCGAGGGTCCCATTGCGACTTTCTACAGTAGAAACATGATCCCTCAAATCATCCAATGCTTTTGTTCTCGTtacttcatctttcttcaggAAGTTCTTGAAAGCAATTGCCAATTGTGCTTCATATATTTGCGAAAGGTCCGGCGGTTCAGCCACATAAGTAAGAGACGACGGTTCCCTCCCAAGACCAGAGAAAGAGCTGGAGAATCCACCAAAGGAACCAAATGTGCTAGCAGCGCGGCTGCTTGATGCCTGAGACTTGAACTTTTTACTCATAGTAAATGTGGGGTAAGTGGGATGTGAATCTGATCAAAGGAGtgaacaaaaaggaaaaagggagaaggacaaatatggaagaaagggaaggataAGAGTGCAGGTCCCGGGGCACTCGAATACAAAGAATCAACAACTTCCCAGCCCGAATTATTGCTATTACTGTGAGAGTTTGTCTCAATATCAATTACTTCAAAGCGGGTTTGATAATCGGCGTCCATATCGGGACAGGTCACGTGGGGCGGTGTCATCATGTCCCGATAAGGAAAAGTTCGTCACGAAGTCTGGCCGCGGCCTTAACTCCGTCTTAAGTTGTAAGCTTGTCCGAGAGCTTCCTTCTGTGTAGCCCAACTTGGAGCACGTCGCTCGGTCGTCATAATGAAATTTTTCATTGAGTAAGTACGCCATTTTGAAGCTCTTTTCAGTCAGATTTAACCTTCCAACTTTTATCGATAGTGACCTTCCTGTTCTTTTCCCGTATCCTCGTATATACCCCGAACAATATGCCTACATGTGCGACCTCAAGAAGACCCTCGATGCCGGGGGTCACTGTGTCCTGGAAATGCCCTCGGGCACCGGGAAAACAGTCTCTTTGTTATCCTTGATTGTCGCCTATCAGATGCATTATCCGGAGCATAGAAAGCTTATCTACTGCTCTCGAACCATGTCGGAAATCGAAAAGGCTTTGGCAGAGTTAAAGGCGCTAATGAAATTTCGCACTCAACAACTCGGGTACACTGAGGACTTCCGTGCTCTGGGGCTTACTAGTCGAAAGAACTTATGCCTGCATCCGTCTGTCAAAAGGGAGAAAAGTGGCACGATCGTTGATGCCAGGTGCAGGAGCCTAACTGCCGGCTTTgtcaaagagaaaaaagagagaggcgAAGACGTTGAGCTCTGTGTCTACCACGAGGTATGCAAATGCTGACCGATAATCAATGAGTTGATTTGTGACTTGGTATAGaatcttgaccttctcgaACCGCACAACCTTGTACCTCCAGGCGTTTTCACCCTCGACGGACTACTCAAATACGGCGAAGACCACAAACAATGTCCCTATTTCTCAGCAAGGCGGATGATGCCATTTTGCAACGTCATAATATACTCCTATCACTATCTTCTGGATCCCAAAATTGCAGAGCGAGTATCGCGGGAATTCTCGAAAGACTGTATAGTGGTTTTCGACGAGGCACATAACATCGATAACGTCTGCATTGAATCACTTAGTATCGATATAACGGAGGACTCGCTACGGAAAGCCACCAGGGGAGCAAATAACTTGGAACGGAAGATCAATGAGATGAAAAGTTCGGATGCGGAGAAACTACAGAGTGAATATTCCAAGCTCGTTGAGGGTCTTCGTGAAGCAGAGCAAGCCAGGGAAGAGGATCAGTTTATTTCAAATCCTGTGCTCCCTGACGATCTGCTCAAGGAAGCCGTACCGGGAAATATACGCCGAGCGGAGCATTTTATCTCCTTTCTCAAGAGATTTATCGAATACCTTAAGACTCGAATGAAAGTCACTCATACCATCTCCGAGACCCCTCCCTCATTCTTAACTCATGTTAAAGACTTGACCTATATCGAGCGAAAACCTTTAAGATTCTGCGCCGAACGGCTAACGTCACTTGTGCGGACGCTAGAACTTATCAACATAGAAGACTATCAACCGCTGCAGGAAGTGGCAACATTTGCGACTTTAGTCTCAACGTATGACAAAGGGTTTCTCCTAATTCTGGAACCTTTTGAATCGGAGGCAGCGACAGTTCCAAACCCTGTGTTGCATTTTACTTGCTTGGACGCCGCTATTGCTATCAAGCCTGTCTTCGAACGATTCAGCTCCGTCATTATCACTTCTGGAACTCTATCACCTCTTGAAATGTATCCCAAGATGCTCGGATTCACAACTGTCATGCAGGAATCATACAGCATGACACTCGCACGGCGTTCTTTCTTACCCATGGTCGTTACTCGTGGCTCAGATCAAGCACAAATTTCCTCCTCATTCCAGATACGTAATGATCCGGGTGTGGTGCGTAATTACGGGAACATCGTCCTAGAGTTCTCGCGAATTACACCGGATGGTATCGtcgtcttctttccttcatatTTGTACATGGAGTCCATTATCAGTATGTGGCAGGGCATGGGCATCTTGGATTCTATATGGAACTATAAGTTGATCCTTGTCGAGACACCGGATGCGCAGGAGTCTTCATTAGCGCTAGAGACATATCGAACAGCTTGCTGCAATGGAAGGGGAGCCATCTTAATGTGCGTCGCCCGAGGAAAGGTCTCCGAAGGTATCGATTTTGACCATCACTACGGTCGTGCCGTGATATGCATTGGTGTGCCGTTCCAATACACCGAATCGAGAATATTAAAGGCACGCCTTGAATTTCTTCGAGAAAATTACCGCATTCGAGAGAACGACTTCTTATCTTTCGATGCGATGAGACATGCTGCGCAGTGTCTCGGTCGGGTCCTTCGTGGCAAGGATGACTATGGAGTCATGGTTCTCGCTGATAAGCGATTCCAGAAGAAACGGACCCAACTTCCCAAGTGGATCAGTCAGGCCATGCTTGAAAGTGAAACTAACCTTAGTACTGATATGGCCGTGGCCACGGCGAAGAACTTCCTACGCGGCATGGCTCAGCCTTTTAAGGCCAAAGATCAGGACGGTATCTCGACATGGAGCTTGGCAGATTTAGAACGACATCGAGAGAAGCAGAtgttggaggaagagagagcaCGACGACAAGCACTGGCTAATGGACATGGCGCAAACGGTGTTGCCAATGGtgctgccgccgctgcaGATGAATTCGATGACGACATTGACGACGACCTCATGATGTTGGATGCACAGTGAAAGCCAAGCTAGGCagtactttttctttccataTTTTGGGCTTTGTCATCCACGCCAGTACACCGGAATGTTTGTTAGCTAAATATGGTTTTCCGATCTCTCGGTCTTTCTAAGACCGCACAAACATCCTGCATCATTCAATACCCGATACGCACGATGCATGGTTTGTGACGGTGGACTTGAGATTGATAATAGATATTGTAGTATATTACGTGCTATCATCCATGACAGAACAGGATATACACAATCCGGCTGGATTTGCAGGGTGGACAGTTTCTATTTCTCGCCGCTCTTAGTGCCATCTCCAGTGCTTACTCCAGTTCACTTGGACAAGAGGCAAGCTCCTTTCCCACTTAGGTAGGGTCAAGcaaacaaaaaaggacgaCATGAGCTTGACCCCTATTTAAATGACCTAAAGGTCAATAGTTCACGTGGCCCTTAGTACCCTATATTTAGAAAGCTTAATGACAACTTTAGAACAAGGTTCTACagtatttatagaataaGTACTTGCTTAGAATGTTGCGTCTTATACATAATGCTTCGATGGGAGATCAGAAATCATCGTATGCAAGCCTCTCGAGACATTGAATATTCCAAGTCCCGTATTCCTATAGCGGTTGTTTCGAGTTTGAGCAATATTCGGTGCCAATTTGTAAGCCCTACCTAAGCCTAAGTGAGAAAAAGAGACTGGTATCGCTTTTTGTCCTTGAACCAGAGCACTGGAGAGGGATCCTAGAGGCTGTGGGGAATAAAACTGTCTATCCGAAAAGCCAGCCGGACTGTAAGTCCTGTTCCCTCGTGTAAGATAGAGGGACCAGGACCACCCTAACAAGTAAAGGACTGAAGACTTCCTATTCCGCTGGCTGGTTAGTGTAATAACAGATGTATATAGATTATACACCCTTTTCAATTTCCATAGCAAAGAATACTTATGATATTTACGAAAAAGAACTTGAGCGTTCCTCCCGAGCTACCTAAATAACTGCAAGAATTCTATGGACCGTATTCAGGTGGAACGTTatctgaaaagaaaaagcctTCTCTATTCAATAATTTCATCATGAATGGTTGCTctagaagaaaatgaaagacTTTTCTTGATTTCGCTGAGAGAAACTCCAGAAGTCATAGAACACATCAACAAGGAAAATGCATAATAGATACACGTTTGAGCTCACTCATATACAATA
The sequence above is a segment of the Aspergillus flavus chromosome 4, complete sequence genome. Coding sequences within it:
- a CDS encoding putative E3 ubiquitin ligase → MSKKFKSQASSSRAASTFGSFGGFSSSFSGLGREPSSLTYVAEPPDLSQIYEAQLAIAFKNFLKKDEVTRTKALDDLRDHVSTVESRNGTLDDGFLEAWVKIYPRASIDLSRRVRQTAHSTQGSIASLVGKRIARFLPKVIGAWLAGLYDNDRMVHRSAFESFTRVFSTEEKRNSVWKIYQSSILDFVDDVILQQTPQTLSDERTVKSDDAEAKYARVVGTAVLLFNRIIGSSTREVLEKDIATVENLLGSKSLWSLCYHDDPFVRRSVYVLLRSAVSKDPEQLDWKLISAAIIGKSLHVSQLGSSSDLSELLLQVTAARPQLWTDDYTGKSSSSKRLIQYIEKGSEGGLASFWQNLYELLQVIPSQTLVKVDVKSTNEDSVELSSATKLTKSFQNGLNSRDEPRQNRAVGWKAYIDTGMWLANKLPQNDRESFLHERLSPLIMQYVKPEQDRSEWELPAQSAEALCADYLDILATHNYDGELHKLWTELSDNLLEAVKLSSPEQSKDFRSSQDAVGAQAERLLGLEASVLSRVADTDRESKLLQAFKDTNLGLLGNCLEVLQTRNGKPYGAAAVVEGMVQKVAQIAQQSQELLRFVQDDAPELLFSPSADRLISIILSCRSWDGFGPSFEKVVERVAQSEPESSNAHAVQKLLSTLDFKEVDERSGLGSLIARALDRACRGSSLHWSIVIAVLQNQTSHGELTESIFLSIIDALSDESKMFDTLHGVSQIATTVPTALREFQTGPHGSKLTGKLLFLAESPSEEVAGLAESLTRKVKESAVSETSARSTFEILQHNFNNVNEESLSIGSLLNVAEEFLHNTKPEDLKKVVKDILPSRQNWEDALEPFLALPPRLSTAITSPLKGTVHIIDRHISDESRRHYETVPRDSSHCSSALRLAYFTIRTLSSLDITSQLGVEELQTLFFYLPLAVQLIDDDLSIDNCNGITGVLLLEQREDYMEIVNDGRSLINRWAHLEESVAPSITAFWESKLESLTGTSPADYRVGEAFVKIMEGQDSANSKSSEEVAKLCKDVRTANAIRSASWVAILRQSILSNPAGTRLCNELVAESTGLKPHDERKDGLRKLSLLNLLVVGLEEVIESIPTQRVVFLVKHLVQCLQSENISLSVKAEVFQTLSFALPCIHEMYGSHWEDCMDALSTTWREASGSDEALPVLLGSFRLFACLRSIVGNEDSNDDVKDTWSDRKAGLFNDLTATIKEFDSSITFYQPRDVTVDLLCRLINSISIETLEDVSRIFPLLTAQSRAVQRAAYTVLHRYIPSVQEQVSFDVALSKTAVKLPDELLSLLLEAPTMDSISLSYGDDKVWADIRSYLLSWKIIFDHFVNASFAVQENYVSSIKENDVLIPLLEFTFDFLQQSHQKMVDASKFDIRSFELDQSDSQEKEIQWLLVHLYFLCLKYLANMTKSWWIDAKKRTKGPVEAWTEKYISPLIIADALQGITEWISTQDPNEDRALTVKISPKTSEIIASIPVDEESPPVALSISLPPAYPLQPALVVGRSRVLVDERKWKSWLLTIQGVIMFANGNIVDGLLAFRKNVQGALKGQSECAICYSVISTDMQTPNKRCATCKNTFHSVCLFRWFKSSNQSTCPLCRNNFVYV
- a CDS encoding RNA polymerase II transcription initiation (TFIIH complex helicase Rad3, putative), which gives rise to MKFFIDDLPVLFPYPRIYPEQYAYMCDLKKTLDAGGHCVLEMPSGTGKTVSLLSLIVAYQMHYPEHRKLIYCSRTMSEIEKALAELKALMKFRTQQLGYTEDFRALGLTSRKNLCLHPSVKREKSGTIVDARCRSLTAGFVKEKKERGEDVELCVYHENLDLLEPHNLVPPGVFTLDGLLKYGEDHKQCPYFSARRMMPFCNVIIYSYHYLLDPKIAERVSREFSKDCIVVFDEAHNIDNVCIESLSIDITEDSLRKATRGANNLERKINEMKSSDAEKLQSEYSKLVEGLREAEQAREEDQFISNPVLPDDLLKEAVPGNIRRAEHFISFLKRFIEYLKTRMKVTHTISETPPSFLTHVKDLTYIERKPLRFCAERLTSLVRTLELINIEDYQPLQEVATFATLVSTYDKGFLLILEPFESEAATVPNPVLHFTCLDAAIAIKPVFERFSSVIITSGTLSPLEMYPKMLGFTTVMQESYSMTLARRSFLPMVVTRGSDQAQISSSFQIRNDPGVVRNYGNIVLEFSRITPDGIVVFFPSYLYMESIISMWQGMGILDSIWNYKLILVETPDAQESSLALETYRTACCNGRGAILMCVARGKVSEGIDFDHHYGRAVICIGVPFQYTESRILKARLEFLRENYRIRENDFLSFDAMRHAAQCLGRVLRGKDDYGVMVLADKRFQKKRTQLPKWISQAMLESETNLSTDMAVATAKNFLRGMAQPFKAKDQDGISTWSLADLERHREKQMLEEERARRQALANGHGANGVANGAAAAADEFDDDIDDDLMMLDAQ